From a single Thermodesulfovibrionales bacterium genomic region:
- the rpiB gene encoding ribose 5-phosphate isomerase B, translating to MNVVIGCDHAGLELKLDILSLLKDMGVDCVDSGTGTNESVDYPDFGERVSEAVSSGRIERGILICGTGIGMSIVANKFPNIRAALCNDLFTARMSRLHNDANILVIGGRIVGKDLAREIVRTWFSTPFEGGRHTRRLDKIRHIEERMKGIGDGT from the coding sequence ATGAACGTAGTAATCGGTTGCGACCACGCCGGTTTGGAGCTCAAACTGGATATCCTTTCCCTTCTCAAAGACATGGGGGTGGACTGTGTTGACTCCGGCACCGGTACCAATGAGTCAGTGGACTATCCTGACTTTGGAGAAAGGGTTTCCGAGGCAGTCAGTTCGGGCAGGATCGAGCGTGGCATTCTTATCTGTGGCACGGGGATCGGCATGTCAATCGTGGCGAACAAGTTCCCCAATATTCGGGCAGCGCTCTGCAACGATCTCTTTACTGCCCGGATGAGCAGGCTACATAATGATGCCAATATACTCGTGATCGGCGGCAGGATCGTCGGGAAAGACCTTGCCAGGGAGATTGTTCGTACGTGGTTTTCGACGCCCTTTGAGGGTGGGAGGCATACGAGACGGCTTGATAAGATACGTCATATAGAGGAAAGGATGAAAGGGATAGGAGATGGAACGTGA
- a CDS encoding tetratricopeptide repeat protein: protein MPDKTAIMKDAQKYLAKGQIDKAIAEWEKLLHEAPDSNTYNTVGDLYLRKGDKQSAVESFHKAAKIFWTDGFSLKALALYKKIINIDPSNGDSLTALGQLSEEKGLVADAIKYYLSAADILSKDMKKDRFLHIYDKILSLAPSNIPLRDKVAGLFLKEGFVPEAVREYLHIARLSVDRGDTEHARHSLTKVLEIQPENRDALLYLSSLYEKVGDSSRALEYARKAVDADHDDLESLQRCADLQRGAGEYLDALTYLTRIRELAPHDHNTIKLIGDIYRSLGDRQKAWELYRNVVEAYRDEKRTGDAIDLLKEFRDIDPLGAGKLLISFFGQTNNREGVFRETVVVAGLLQDRGLRDEGLAYYREALKIRPDDMEIKKKIAQIEIEMGLQPSLLEEEKTTEYLIGDADIFLKYGLYDEARSILEDLGTKEPENTDVHGRLKSLYRETHDLERAVTECLILAKLFEKQGDAGKKEAALREALAINPADPRLTGQVSPAIDESASSTGMSEESLLDEYSEEIAEAEFYMRQGLSQDALRIYQKLSDIFPDNAEFQQKIASLQGEAPEPQETTEEIPESQGEDLQLEEYPHHEPDMVEASEPSELQIDSDVLDIFEEFKKGIEKELEAEDYETHYNLGIAYKEMGLVDDAIKEFQVCRRDPKYYVSSLSMLGICYMDKGLFPLAIDAFKNALPAIDAHDESYWGAKYDLASAYEKNGNMKEAFDIFSEIYGWDSRFREVSEKLDKLRMIPGMTESAPTKGKKDRISYL from the coding sequence ATGCCCGACAAAACAGCGATAATGAAAGATGCGCAAAAGTACCTTGCAAAGGGGCAGATAGACAAGGCTATCGCTGAATGGGAAAAACTCCTGCACGAAGCCCCCGATTCAAACACCTATAATACCGTCGGCGACCTCTATCTCAGGAAAGGGGATAAGCAGTCAGCCGTCGAGAGTTTTCACAAGGCGGCGAAGATCTTCTGGACAGACGGTTTTTCCCTGAAAGCACTCGCTCTCTATAAGAAGATCATCAATATAGACCCTTCGAACGGCGACTCCTTGACCGCACTGGGACAACTCAGTGAGGAAAAAGGTCTTGTCGCCGATGCCATAAAGTATTATCTCTCTGCAGCAGATATCCTTTCGAAGGACATGAAGAAAGACAGGTTCCTTCACATCTATGACAAAATCCTCTCCCTCGCGCCTTCGAACATACCTCTTAGGGACAAGGTCGCAGGCCTTTTTTTAAAAGAGGGGTTCGTGCCGGAGGCCGTCAGAGAGTATCTCCACATAGCACGTCTTTCCGTGGACAGAGGCGACACTGAACATGCGAGACATTCCTTGACAAAGGTACTCGAAATTCAGCCTGAGAACAGGGACGCCCTCCTGTATCTCAGTTCTCTGTATGAAAAGGTGGGGGACAGCAGCCGTGCTCTTGAATACGCACGAAAAGCTGTCGATGCGGATCACGACGATCTCGAGTCATTGCAGAGATGCGCCGACCTTCAGAGAGGGGCCGGGGAGTACCTCGATGCACTCACCTATCTGACCAGAATCCGGGAGCTTGCGCCCCATGATCATAACACGATAAAGCTAATCGGGGACATTTACCGCTCCCTTGGAGACAGGCAGAAGGCGTGGGAGTTGTATCGCAACGTGGTCGAGGCTTATAGAGATGAAAAGAGAACGGGGGATGCGATAGACCTTTTGAAAGAATTCAGGGATATCGATCCTCTCGGCGCTGGGAAACTCCTTATATCATTCTTCGGACAGACCAATAACAGGGAAGGAGTGTTTAGAGAAACTGTCGTTGTTGCCGGTCTCTTGCAGGACAGAGGCCTTCGGGACGAGGGGCTTGCCTATTACCGGGAGGCACTGAAGATTCGTCCCGACGACATGGAGATCAAGAAGAAGATTGCACAGATCGAGATAGAGATGGGCCTTCAGCCTTCTCTTCTTGAAGAAGAAAAGACGACAGAATACCTTATTGGTGATGCCGACATATTTCTCAAATACGGTCTCTACGATGAGGCACGATCCATCCTTGAGGACCTCGGGACGAAGGAGCCCGAGAATACTGATGTCCATGGACGACTCAAGTCTCTCTATCGCGAGACGCATGACCTGGAGCGGGCGGTGACAGAGTGCCTTATCCTCGCGAAGCTCTTCGAGAAACAAGGTGATGCCGGGAAAAAGGAAGCTGCTCTGAGAGAGGCACTTGCGATAAACCCCGCTGATCCGAGATTGACCGGGCAGGTGTCCCCAGCGATTGATGAATCAGCCTCATCCACTGGCATGTCAGAAGAGTCGCTCCTGGATGAGTATAGCGAGGAGATTGCAGAGGCTGAATTTTATATGCGCCAGGGGCTCTCGCAGGATGCGTTGAGAATCTATCAGAAACTGTCCGACATATTCCCCGATAATGCTGAATTCCAGCAAAAGATTGCGTCTCTTCAGGGGGAGGCGCCTGAACCCCAGGAGACAACGGAAGAGATCCCGGAGAGCCAGGGCGAAGATCTTCAGCTCGAAGAATATCCACACCACGAACCGGACATGGTTGAGGCGTCGGAACCGTCTGAACTGCAGATTGACAGCGATGTCCTTGATATCTTTGAAGAGTTCAAGAAGGGGATCGAGAAGGAGCTTGAGGCAGAGGACTACGAGACCCATTACAACCTCGGTATTGCCTATAAGGAGATGGGGCTTGTTGATGATGCCATCAAGGAGTTCCAGGTGTGCCGGAGAGATCCCAAGTACTATGTGAGTTCACTCAGCATGCTCGGTATCTGTTATATGGACAAGGGTCTCTTCCCGCTCGCCATTGATGCCTTCAAGAATGCCTTGCCTGCCATCGATGCTCATGATGAGTCATACTGGGGTGCCAAGTATGACCTTGCATCCGCGTACGAAAAGAACGGGAACATGAAAGAGGCCTTCGATATCTTCAGCGAGATTTATGGATGGGACTCGAGGTTCAGAGAAGTCAGTGAAAAGCTCGATAAGCTCAGGATGATACCGGGGATGACGGAATCGGCGCCGACCAAAGGAAAGAAAGACAGAATCTCCTATCTCTAG
- a CDS encoding AAA family ATPase, with translation MVYLSFYNLREHPFSNVVDNRFYYNSPQHAQALVKLRYAIDTKKGLAVVIGDIGAGKTTLARRLLEEMDETRYEAMLLVIIHASVSSEWLLKKFAMQLGISSPHADKVELLSILYRRLLEINEDGKTAVLLMDEVQMLKSREIMEEFRGLLNMEMPDGKMINLVFFGLSDLEDVLSLDEPLKQRVAMKITLTPFSEDDTKHYIKHRLRIAGSEDSIFLDEAFSSIYRYTNGKPRLINTVCDNALLEGSLLKAKNIDEKIIRGVAIDLGLTQE, from the coding sequence ATGGTATATCTCTCATTTTATAACCTCAGAGAACATCCCTTTTCGAATGTGGTGGACAACAGGTTCTATTATAACAGTCCGCAACATGCTCAGGCCCTCGTCAAACTCAGATACGCCATTGATACGAAGAAAGGGCTGGCTGTTGTTATCGGAGACATCGGCGCCGGCAAGACCACTCTTGCAAGAAGGCTCCTCGAGGAGATGGATGAGACACGGTATGAAGCGATGCTTCTCGTCATCATCCATGCATCGGTGAGTTCGGAATGGCTTCTGAAGAAATTCGCAATGCAGCTTGGAATCAGTTCGCCCCACGCGGACAAGGTCGAACTCCTGAGCATCCTTTACCGGAGACTCCTCGAGATTAACGAAGACGGCAAGACTGCTGTTTTGCTCATGGACGAAGTGCAGATGCTCAAATCGAGGGAGATCATGGAGGAGTTCAGGGGGCTCTTGAACATGGAGATGCCCGACGGCAAGATGATCAACCTTGTCTTCTTCGGGCTTTCCGATCTTGAAGATGTCCTCTCCCTCGATGAACCGCTGAAACAGAGGGTGGCGATGAAGATCACCCTCACACCCTTTTCCGAAGACGACACAAAGCATTATATTAAGCACCGATTGCGGATAGCGGGAAGCGAAGACTCCATCTTTCTTGACGAGGCCTTCTCGTCAATTTACCGGTACACAAACGGCAAGCCACGGCTCATTAATACGGTCTGCGACAATGCCCTTCTCGAGGGATCCCTCCTCAAGGCTAAGAATATCGACGAAAAGATCATCAGGGGAGTTGCCATCGACCTCGGCCTCACTCAGGAGTGA
- the radA gene encoding DNA repair protein RadA has product MSKIKTFFQCQTCGYTSPKWLGKCPDCDSWNSMAEERSAGGGRHSVRLTRSEPQLQSLSSVSGSTGKRTSTGITELDRVLGGGIVEGSVTLVGGDPGIGKSTLLLQAASQLSERSGNVLYVSGEESLQQIKLRAERLSIDSDKIILLAETNLEGIIDAAASASPGMVVIDSIQTMYTEGLTSAPGSVGQVRECAAKLVSLAKRTGISLFIIGHVTKEGAIAGPRVLEHIVDTVLYFEGDRGHSFRVLRTVKNRFGPTNEIGVFGMTDGGLVDIENPSEIFLSEKPHGASGCTVVSSIEGTRPLLIELQALVSTTTFGMPRRTCIGVDFNRVNLLVAVMEKIAGLHLGGMDIFVNVVGGIKILEPAVDLGIISSIASSLREIPVHPGTVVFGEIGLSGEIRAVSQVDARIKEAAKIGFRRAILPRTNADKIKENAGFEIIGVRDIHEFLDVVFSRAVVDG; this is encoded by the coding sequence ATGTCCAAGATAAAAACGTTTTTCCAGTGTCAGACCTGTGGTTACACTAGTCCGAAGTGGCTCGGGAAGTGTCCTGACTGCGACTCGTGGAATTCTATGGCAGAAGAAAGATCTGCTGGAGGTGGTCGTCATTCAGTCCGCTTGACCCGAAGCGAACCGCAACTCCAGTCTCTCAGCTCCGTCTCAGGCTCAACGGGGAAAAGGACCTCCACAGGGATAACAGAACTTGACAGGGTCCTCGGCGGGGGCATTGTGGAGGGCTCTGTGACCCTTGTCGGCGGAGATCCGGGGATCGGCAAGTCAACGCTCCTTCTTCAGGCCGCATCGCAGCTGTCGGAAAGATCGGGCAATGTCCTCTATGTGTCCGGTGAAGAGTCTCTTCAACAGATCAAGCTCAGGGCTGAGAGGTTATCGATCGATTCCGACAAGATCATCCTTCTTGCTGAGACGAACCTTGAAGGAATCATTGATGCTGCGGCCAGCGCATCCCCGGGCATGGTTGTCATCGACTCCATACAGACGATGTACACGGAAGGGCTCACTTCAGCGCCTGGGTCTGTAGGTCAGGTGAGAGAGTGTGCAGCGAAGCTCGTATCCCTTGCCAAGCGCACGGGTATATCGCTCTTCATCATCGGCCACGTCACCAAGGAAGGCGCCATTGCAGGTCCGCGTGTCCTGGAGCATATTGTCGATACGGTGCTCTACTTCGAAGGGGACAGGGGCCATTCCTTCAGGGTATTGCGTACCGTTAAGAACCGGTTCGGACCTACCAATGAGATCGGTGTCTTTGGCATGACCGACGGCGGTCTCGTCGACATAGAGAACCCATCGGAGATCTTCCTTTCCGAGAAACCCCATGGTGCCTCAGGCTGTACCGTTGTTTCGAGTATCGAAGGGACAAGGCCTCTTCTCATCGAGCTTCAGGCACTCGTCTCGACGACGACCTTTGGTATGCCGAGAAGGACATGTATCGGCGTTGATTTTAACAGGGTGAATCTTCTCGTTGCTGTCATGGAGAAGATTGCGGGTCTCCATCTCGGCGGCATGGACATCTTTGTGAATGTAGTGGGAGGGATAAAGATTTTAGAGCCCGCAGTCGATCTCGGCATTATTTCGTCCATAGCCTCCTCACTGAGGGAGATACCCGTTCACCCGGGAACGGTTGTCTTTGGAGAGATCGGGCTTTCAGGGGAGATACGGGCGGTAAGCCAGGTGGATGCAAGAATCAAGGAAGCGGCGAAGATAGGGTTTCGGCGCGCCATCCTCCCGAGGACAAATGCTGATAAGATAAAAGAGAACGCCGGATTTGAGATTATCGGGGTGAGGGATATTCATGAATTTCTCGATGTGGTCTTTTCCCGGGCTGTCGTCGATGGATAA